Proteins encoded by one window of Cyanobium sp. NS01:
- the thrC gene encoding threonine synthase, with amino-acid sequence MQDWPGLIEAYRSWLPVSEATPVITLREGATPLIPSQALASRIGRGVRVFLKYDGLNPTGSFKDRGMTMAISKAKEAGSEAVICASTGNTSAAAAAYARRGGMRAFVLIPDGYVAQGKLAQALLYGAQVIAIQGNFDRALAIVQDVANQYPVTLVNSVNPYRLQGQKTAAFEVVDALGEAPDWLCIPVGNAGNITAYWMGFQEYRQAGLSSKLPRMLGFQAAGSAPLVLGHTVEQPDTIATAIRIGNPVNRDNALRVEAESGGGFMAVTDAEIIDAYKLLGSEEGVFCEPASAASVAGLLKRRAEVPAGATVVCVLTGNGLKDPATAIENNDALFHTGLEADTAKVAEVMGF; translated from the coding sequence ATGCAGGACTGGCCAGGGCTGATCGAGGCCTACCGCTCCTGGTTGCCGGTGAGCGAGGCCACACCGGTGATCACCCTGCGGGAGGGAGCCACCCCCCTGATTCCAAGCCAGGCCCTGGCCAGCCGCATCGGACGGGGCGTGCGCGTGTTTCTCAAATACGACGGCCTCAACCCCACCGGCTCCTTCAAGGACCGGGGCATGACGATGGCCATTTCGAAGGCCAAGGAGGCCGGCTCTGAGGCCGTGATCTGTGCCAGCACCGGCAACACCTCGGCGGCCGCCGCGGCCTATGCGCGCCGTGGTGGCATGCGCGCCTTCGTGCTGATCCCCGATGGCTACGTGGCCCAGGGAAAGCTGGCCCAGGCCCTGCTCTACGGGGCCCAGGTGATCGCCATCCAGGGCAATTTCGACCGGGCCCTGGCGATCGTGCAGGACGTGGCCAACCAGTACCCGGTGACCCTGGTCAATTCGGTCAACCCCTACCGGTTACAGGGCCAGAAGACAGCCGCCTTTGAGGTGGTGGATGCCCTGGGCGAAGCCCCCGACTGGCTGTGCATCCCCGTGGGCAATGCGGGCAACATCACCGCCTACTGGATGGGCTTCCAGGAGTACCGGCAGGCCGGCCTGAGCAGCAAGTTGCCGCGCATGCTCGGCTTCCAGGCGGCCGGATCGGCGCCCTTGGTGCTTGGCCACACAGTGGAGCAGCCCGACACCATCGCCACGGCGATCCGGATCGGCAATCCGGTGAACCGCGACAACGCCCTGCGGGTGGAGGCCGAAAGCGGTGGTGGCTTCATGGCCGTCACCGACGCCGAGATCATCGACGCGTACAAACTTCTGGGCAGCGAAGAAGGCGTGTTCTGTGAACCCGCCAGCGCTGCCTCGGTGGCCGGTCTGCTCAAGCGCCGGGCCGAAGTGCCGGCGGGCGCCACCGTGGTGTGTGTGCTCACGGGCAACGGCCTCAAGGATCCCGCCACAGCGATCGAGAACAACGATGCCCTGTTCCACACCGGCCTGGAGGCCGATACGGCAAAGGTGGCCGAAGTGATGGGGTTCTGA
- a CDS encoding alpha/beta hydrolase, with product MPSRALRQRLLGALLGLGLSLSSPALLAAENIVFVSGAFRRSLPVADLQHLASTGEARGLLADVLRFSNQNPEQVATLLNQSLPLPITLVSRLLNTRIGEALLERLAQVVFPLRAANQGIPALRSALILGLANGDGSISAISFLEAYPTQELQVNIPALLAVMEKASSITELVRFFSESPLDGLRNNAPAAEGSAPAPTSEP from the coding sequence ATGCCATCAAGAGCACTTCGCCAAAGGCTTCTGGGTGCCCTGCTGGGCCTGGGTCTGAGCCTGTCGTCCCCAGCCCTGCTGGCGGCTGAGAACATCGTCTTTGTGAGCGGCGCCTTCCGTCGCTCCCTGCCGGTGGCTGATCTGCAGCACCTGGCCAGCACCGGAGAGGCCAGAGGCCTGCTGGCCGACGTGCTGCGCTTCAGCAACCAGAACCCCGAACAGGTCGCGACCCTGCTGAACCAGTCGCTGCCGCTGCCGATCACCCTGGTGAGCCGGCTGCTCAACACCCGCATCGGCGAGGCTCTGCTGGAGCGCCTGGCCCAGGTGGTGTTTCCGCTGCGCGCCGCCAACCAGGGGATTCCCGCCCTGCGCTCCGCCCTGATCCTGGGGTTGGCCAATGGTGATGGCTCCATCTCCGCCATCTCCTTCCTGGAGGCCTATCCCACCCAGGAGCTGCAGGTGAACATTCCTGCCCTGCTGGCCGTGATGGAGAAGGCCAGCTCGATCACCGAGCTGGTGCGCTTCTTCTCCGAATCCCCCCTGGACGGCCTGCGCAACAACGCCCCTGCAGCGGAAGGCAGCGCTCCGGCACCCACATCTGAGCCGTAG